In the Quercus lobata isolate SW786 chromosome 5, ValleyOak3.0 Primary Assembly, whole genome shotgun sequence genome, one interval contains:
- the LOC115989050 gene encoding probable 2-oxoglutarate-dependent dioxygenase AOP1, with product MGTETNHKVPVIHFSKENLKPGTLSWSLTCKEVRRALEEYGTFTAVYDKASKELENAIYKAGKELFDLPSESKMRNKAERTFHGFLGNSPIIPLHESCGIDNATTLEGVKKFTSLMWPDGNEKFSENVLSYSSMVAELDQMVQRMIFESYGVDKYLEPHKECTYYLLRLIKYRPPEANENNLGFRAHNDKGFTAIVHQIYGEGLEIEKDGDWILCELLPNSFVILAGDALMGWSNGRIRSVKHRVTMNTKEMRFSTALFAFSTGMIQIPEELVDDQNPLRFKSFDHQKFLRFFETEEGRKADSPLQVYTGV from the exons ATGGGCACTGAAACAAATCACAAAGTTCCTGTCATTCATTTTTCCAAAGAAAACTTGAAACCTGGAACGCTTTCTTGGTCCTTGACCTGCAAGGAAGTTAGGCGTGCACTAGAAGAGTACGGAACTTTCACAGCAGTGTATGATAAAGCTTCAAAAGAGCTTGAAAATGCAATTTACAAAGCAGGAAAAGAGTTGTTTGATCTCCCATCAGAAAGCAAAATGAGAAACAAAGCTGAGAGGACTTTCCATGGTTTTCTGGGAAATTCTCCCATTATCCCTTTGCATGAAAGCTGTGGCATCGATAATGCCACAACTCTAGAAGgtgtaaaaaaattcacaagtCTCATGTGGCCAGATGGGAACGAGAAATTCAG TGAAAATGTGCTTTCGTACTCAAGCATGGTGGCAGAGTTAGATCAAATGGTACAGAGAATGATTTTTGAAAGCTATGGTGTGGATAAGTACCTTGAACCTCATAAGGAGTGCACATATTACCTTCTTCGTCTCATTAAATATAGACCACCGGAGGCGAATGAGAATAATTTAGGATTTCGCGCTCATAATGACAAGGGCTTTACAGCAATAGTCCATCAAATTTACGGAGAAGGATTGGAGATCGAAAAGGATGGCGACTGGATCCTCTGCGAGCTATTGCCAAATTCTTTTGTGATCCTTGCTGGAGATGCTCTCATG GGATGGAGTAATGGCAGAATACGTTCAGTTAAACATAGAGTCACTATGAACACAAAAGAGATGCGGTTTTCTACTGCGCTTTTTGCATTCAGTACTGGAATGATACAAATCCCAGAAGAGCTAGTTGATGACCAAAATCCATTGCGGTTTAAGTCATTTGATCATCAAAAGTTCCTTCGTTTCTTCGAGACAGAGGAAGGCCGGAAGGCTGACTCTCCTCTCCAAGTTTACACCGGTGTTTGA
- the LOC115990255 gene encoding probable 2-oxoglutarate-dependent dioxygenase AOP1, with amino-acid sequence MAAVTPHKIPVVDLSIENMKPGTSAWYSARKDVQRALEECGSFVAVYDKVPLELHKTMFAKLEELFNLPHDTKIKNTSDKPYFGYYGQISILPLYECMGIDNPITKEGIESFTNLMWPAGNELFSESTHLYAKLVEELYQMVIRMVFESYGVGDFETQMESTTVLLRCLKYRAPQLNETNRGLRGHTDKNFLSILHQNHVGGLEIKVKDEEWVTFESTPSSFLFLAGDGLMAWSNERIRSPYHQVMLNGKENTTRYSLGYFALINGVIQTPEELVDDEHPLKYKPFDQFEFLRFDQSEEGQKSKSSIKDYCGV; translated from the exons ATGGCTGCAGTAACACCTCACAAGATTCCTGTTGTGGATTTATCCATAGAGAACATGAAACCAGGCACAAGTGCTTGGTATTCAGCTCGCAAAGATGTCCAGCGCGCCCTTGAAGAGTGTGGCAGTTTCGTAGCAGTATATGATAAAGTTCCACTGGAGCTTCATAAAACAATGTTTGCCAAATTAGAAGAACTATTCAATCTTCCCCAtgataccaaaattaaaaacactagtGATAAACCTTACTTTGGCTACTACGGTCAAATCTCCATTCTTCCCCTATATGAATGTATGGGAATTGATAACCCGATCACTAAAGAAGGAATAGAAAGTTTCACAAATCTCATGTGGCCTGCAGGCAATGAACTTTTTAG TGAAAGTACTCATTTGTATGCAAAGCTAGTAGAAGAGTTGTACCAAATGGTGATAAGAATGGTATTTGAAAGCTATGGTGTAGGAGACTTTGAGACTCAAATGGAATCAACCACAGTCCTTCTCCGATGCTTGAAATACCGAGCACCCCAGCTGAATGAAACTAATAGGGGTTTACGCGGTCACACAGACAAGAACTTCTTGTCTATACTTCATCAAAACCATGTCGGTGGTTTGGAAATAAAGGTTAAAGATGAAGAATGGGTTACTTTTGAATCCACCCCTTCgtctttcttatttttggctGGTGATGGACTCatg gcATGGAGCAATGAAAGAATACGATCCCCTTACCATCAAGTCATGTTGAACGGTAAAGAAAATACAACAAGATACTCCCTTGGGTATTTTGCTTTGATTAATGGGGTGATACAAACTCCTGAAGAGCTAGTGGATGATGAACACCCACTAAAGTATAAGCCATTTGACCAATTTGAATTTCTTCGATTCGATCAATCAGAAGAGGGTCAGAAATCCAAGTCTTCTATCAAAGACTACTGTGGTGTCTGA